From Zea mays cultivar B73 chromosome 3, Zm-B73-REFERENCE-NAM-5.0, whole genome shotgun sequence:
CATAACAAAGGAATTAGAGTGAGGTAGATGGGAGATATGCCATATGTGCAATGGTGTCGAAGTCGAAGACCTATGGTTTGCACCTTAGAGAGCCATCTGGTTTAGGGCCGCGATGAGGCTAGCCTAATTCCATCTATCATTACCATCCTATGGATTTGTAGGTGAAAGAGTGGTGACACCAGAGAACCAAATGGGTGCAAAGGTGATGTACCCCTATGGGAACATGCTCAGTACACTTTAGGCACCTATACCGCACCATGTCGATTGTGGCACCAGTGCACACTGCTACAACTGTTGGTTGTTTGGGGAGTGAAGCACACCTAGGGTTGTCCTATGGTGAGGCTCCATGGCTACCTCTTTGTTATAGCCATTGCAGCAACCCTTCCTATTATTATGATTGTCTGCAACGTCAGTACTCGAGTAGCTATCATGGCAACCATATCACCACTAGAACCACTACTAGTGTTGCCATATGATGAGAATATGAACACCAACTATAtgtagggatggcaattttacccgTGGGTTTGGGTTTGGGTATAACATTTGACCCACGGGTCTCGCCCGTACCCAAACCATGATTAAATCGGGTCGGGTTCGTATTTTATATTTTATCTGCGGGTACCCGGCGGATATCCGAAAACAATTAAATCGGTTATCTTAGCCAAAGGCAATAGCACATCACTCTCCATGGCCAGTCGGCCAGATCACCAATGCTTGTCCGCTCCATACCTCAATCACACTAACCGCTAACCCTAAGCATCATCGCCCACCACTCCACTAGGCCACCACCGCGGCACCACCCCACTCCCTTCTCGTGCAGCCACCCCCAGTAGGGTGCACGTCGGCCGCCACAAGCGCCATCCCCCATGGCCCACCCGCCACCGACCACAACCACAAGTGCGAGAGGCGAGAACCTGTGACCCTGTCTGCTAGCGTGACCGTGCGAGCCATCAGAGCTGGCGAAGCTCCCATCACCTCCTGAGTATCGATGCTCCCGTAAGCCATGATCTAGCGTTGTGAGGTTGGCCTCCAGGCTCCAGCAAGTATATCTTCTCTACTATTCTGCTATGTCAAGTGTTGGTTGTTGTTCTACTACTCCTGTTGTGCTAGGCTTCTGTTTTGGCGCCTGTTGCGTTGCTATGTTGCTATCCAAATGTTGTTGTGATGCTGACAAAATGTTGATGTTCTATTGTGTTGTTGTCCAAGTGTACAAGCATTGGAGTCCTACAATTTTGTGCATTGTGCTGCTCATGTTGGGCATTAGAGACTAGTGGTGCTGGACTGTTGGCTTGCTTTGCTGCTATTGGACAGTTGGAGTTGGAGACTTGTGTCGTTGTGTTGCTGCTTGAGACTTTGTGTAATGTTGTTGATATTTTTCACTGTTGGAGATTTTACCCGCGGGTACCCGATACCCACTCAATACCCGACGAATACATGTATGGGTATAGATTTTTATCCGCGGGTATGGTTGTGGGCGGGTATAAGTCTTCCCCATGGGTATGGTCGTGGGAGGGTAATTACTATACCCGACCCGAACCCGATCGGTTGCCATCCCTAACTATATGACCAAGGCCCAATAAATGATAGAGTCCCAAGCCAAAGTGGAGTTGAAGTCCAATTTATTCGTGAGTCTGGTTCCGGCAGGAGGAGTGGGCATCACAAAAAACGGACGCCTAAGCAACATACATACTCTGTTTTGGATGTTCTAGATACCGTTGGAAAACTAAGGAGATAATATTTCCAACCGGACTGGCCCGACATCAAAATACGCTCAGAGTCGAGGGGAATCATCGTAACAAGGTGACGTTCAGAATCTGCCAGAAATTAGCAACACATGTTTTTGGGCCCAAAAGCCTTGTACAGTCTAGGGTTGCTCGACCACCCCCTTGGTCACTACCTTAGATGTCTTTCTTGTGTATATATTCAGTAGTATATATTAGATTAGAGGGGTTTTCTTAGATTATTCTGTTGTAAACAGTTTTGCTGCCTCGTCGATTTGTGGAACCCCAACTACTTAATCCTTTCTATTCGCAATTTCTACTATGTTCTTACTTGTGTTTTTCGATTTACATAAAGGGATTAGCCTTCTTGGCGAGGTCAACTGGATTGTGACACGGTTGATAACTAGAGAAGTGGTGCTGAGGTTGCAGGGTTCGGGTCTGTGATCTGAAGCCTGATTGGTGTCTCTAATCTCCAACAAATTGATAGTTATCATGAACCTGATGGAAAATCAAGAACCCTCATCCCATCAAGTGACAACCAGAGCTTCAGGCATACCATCGGGTTCACATCTATTTACCTAGTTCAAGTGTTTTGCCTTCATCTCATAGTCCACCACCATATTTGTTATTTGTTCTATAACCTTCCGTGCCATAGCCTTCACATATTTTGGTTTAGATTCCACCATATTGAGTTTGTGTCCTAGATTCATATCTTGTTGCAGGTTTAGATTGTGTTCTTAATATTGTTTGGGTTTTGCATCTAGGGATGATGTCCATTTTCATCCCATCACCCCATTATTATTAGGTTAGTTTCTAGCCACTTAGATATTTTGATCATAAATGTCACATACAAACGTGGATTTTAGAATTCTTGtactttctagaaagcttagaaatttatctacaactttctcaaTTATGACATTTCCAAAAAAATGTTAGCATAAAGAAGTTATTTGTATTGGAAGCAAACTTGTTTGTGATCCCAAAATTTCTTACTAGTCTGAATTTTGGGGTCAATATCTCCCAAATCTTTTATCTAAAAGAGGCATTCCATATAtacaaaagaaatagaaaaggtagACCTACAACATTTATGTTGTGAGTTTTGATGTTTGAGGTTGCTAAATGTGTCAAATGGTCTATTAAAGTTAGAGCATAAAATCTATGGTAGACAGACAAGAAATTTTCGATACTCTTGTCTTGTATCTGTTTTTGCGACACTTTTGTGAAAAAAAGAGAACATAAAAGGCAAGTGCAAGAAAAAAGCAGCAAAaacaaaaaatagaaaaaaagtgCTCACATCCATTGTGTCCTTTGTGCTTTAGATGCGTGACTTGCTTGCTTAAACTAGTTCTACGAACACGTTTTGGCCAATAACTTTGACGAGTACTTTGGACACTATTCAATATTGCTATTTGTTACCGAAATATGTGCCACATatagttgtttctctttgtgtgcCTTCCAAGCTCCACATATAGACTTCAAATCACTAAAAAAAGATCCTTGCAACTTGGTGCCACTCCCTCATAGGTATCACAAACCAGCCACTGGTTGTACTGTCCACTATTTTGTTTTGGTCAAAacacttgtaagagcttggtaagaCTCTTGAGAGTGTCTGCCTTTATTCCTTGACCACATCCTATTAGATAATAGGGAAATATACATTTGTGTGTTTTCTTGTTTTCTACTAATAATGATAGTTACATCGTTTCACTCAATGGGAGCATGAACGTATTTGATAGCCATCCTTGCACAGATTGTATACTTTCATGCCTTCCTTCATACGATGGTTATTATTGTAAAAGATATGTTAGATGGGAAATTTAGATGGATGATTTCTTGCATAGCATCGTATGTGTGAAATAAGAAAAATTAAGAATGTTGCTAGTTGTTTTACTTATGCTCTAGATTGGTGGAAAGATCTTTGTGACTATGATGAAGATCCACTAACCTGGAAAGATATGAAACATTGTATGCATAATGAATTTGTTTCTGATTCCTATTATATGAAGTTAATTTGTGAATTACACCATCTAAAACAACACGATAAGGCAATTAATGAGTATTATCATGAATTGAACACTTTCTTATTGCATTGTGGTTTGGATGAACCTAAGAAAGGAAAGAAGGAAATATTTTTAAATGGTCTTAATGATGAAATTCATGATATTGTTGTTGAAGTAAAATATAACTCTCTTAATGATTTATTTAGTTTTTCTTGTGAGGTTGAGAGAAAAACTAAATATGAGATACATAAACTTGCTAAAATTAAAATGGATGCATGCCTTGCTGAAATTGAACAAATTGACACACATATTTTGGAGGCTATTTTTGCTACTAACTTTATACAGGATGTTAAGAACAAGGATGAAAGAAACAACATGCTTAACCAAAATGATCATAAGTTAGCTCCTTTTTTGTATATGTCACCACACACTCAAAAGGTAAATAAAGGTAATGCCATGTGTTCTATGATCTCTCAAGGTGGGAAAAAAGTTGACAAACCAAATCTGTCCACAGCTGATACTATTTTAGAGCAATCTATAGTAGAACATATTCCTTATTTACCTTTATCTGGTTGTCTTGTTGTTTCTTGTGATAAAGAAGAGTTGTAGGATAATATTACTATTAATTCTATGCCACAATTTGATAACAAACTTGGTAGTGTTGATTCTGATCCTATTAATTGTGCTAAAATTAGAACTTTCAATCATATAACTAGAGTGCATGAGGAGCTAGAATTGttatcttctttaaatactttggGTTATATTTAATTTGATGTTCTATGTAATCTAAATAATTTAGAGGAGAAACTTTCTTTTAGTTTTGATTTGCCATAGATATCTAAACATACATATCATTTTATTAGAAGATATAATTGTAAAGAAGAATATATGGTACATCGAGTATATATTTGTTCATATCGAAAATCCCCTTTTATCATTAAACAATATGATCAATTAGAGGGTTGTGTTAAAACTAACCATATCACGTCGAGTTCCACTTGTCCTGCTTGTATGTTTTGCAACAACAAGGTCAATTTCAAGAAGGGGGACAAGGTAGGACAATGTCAAGAACTACAACAACTACTTCCATAAGCACCAACAACTTTGAGTTGAGGACGACTCAAAACCAAGAAGGGGAGCATGATGAGAACATGCACACCAACTATATGATCGAGGCACAATCAATGATTGAGTCCCAAGCCAAAGTGGAGTCAAAGTCCAATTTATTCACGAGTACAGTCCGGCTTGCAGGAGTGGGCCTCATGAAAACGGACGCCCGAGCCCCATACGAACTCCATTTTGGACATTCTAGATGTTGTTGGAACGAAAGCTAagaagataagctttccaacccAACTATTCCCATGTTAAAATACGCTCAAAGTTGACGGGATCGTCGTAACAAGCTGACTTTCAGAATCTGCTAGAAATCAGTGACACCTATTTTTGGGCCCGAAGGACTTGTACACACTAGGGTTTCTCAACCACCCCCTTGCCCACTGACTTAGCCATCTTTATGGTGTATATATTAAGTAATATCTATTAGATTAAGGGGGTTTTGCTTAGATTATTTTGTTGTAAACAGTTTTGTCGCCACGTCGATTTGTGGAACCCCAACTTGAGTGCTTAATCCTTTCTATTCGCAATTTCAGTTTGCATCTACTGTGTTCTTCGATTCGCACGCTGAGATTAGCCTTCTTAGCAAGGTCAGCTGGATTGTGACACTATTGATAACTAGATGAGAAGTGGTGCTAAGGTTGCAGGGTTTGGGTCTTTGTGATCTGAAGTCGGATCGGTGTGTAGAATCTCTAAAAAATTGATAGTATTGTGAACCTAATGGATGAGCGGGAACCCTTGCCCCATCACCATCGCCCTGGTTGTGGGCACTTAGGCCAAAGGAGGTCACGTGACACCATGCTGCAAGAGGGCAAGTCTAAATATATGACATTCTAGGAGGCGACCTTACCATCGTTGGCGAGGTGAGGTTCCTTGAGAACTAGTTACTAAAAAGTCATGGAGAAGTCAGGCAGCAGATCAATGTCGGCAATGTTGTTGGTGATGCTAAAGAACCCTAGGTTATAGCCGCGTAGTATGTTGATGACAAGTTGTGAGTCAAGGACGGTGTGGTCGACATCACTGGGTGCATCAGTGGTAGCCTTTTTCTAGCAGTACTCATCGATGGGGAGGTCACCCTGAGTCATGGAGTGCACCTTGTGACTAAGGAAGATTGCATAGGGAGTCTTGTTTGTCAAGTAGAGGTACTTGATGGCAGTCCAGAGCAAGGGGTTGTTTGGTGGCTCTAGGATGACGCAGAGAATGTCGCATGCGATAGAGATGAGGAGCCAGTAGCAGACGCAAGAGTCGGCGACAACCTAAGCTGAGTCCTCGAGATGTGTCGTCGTTGTGCCATCAACATGTGGATGAAGGTCAAATTTGCTGCACAAGATGGGAAGAAGGCCGACTAGCGAGTAAAGCTAGGGCACTTCAACTCAAGGGTGATTGGCACCTAGGGCTTCATGATGATGGAAGCGTACAAAAGAATGTTGAACGACAACATGAGATCCGATTCGGAAGAGGTGCTGGTAAGGGCACTACACGTGGCGTTAGATGTCGACCTTGCCATTATGTTGATGGGAGAGGTGACGTTGGCGTGGTGGAGTGTCGACTTCGTCGGCTAGGGTTAGAAGAAGAGGTAGGTGCAGGCCCAATGAATGAGTGGCTCAGCAACATGAAACATATCGTGTGTAGGAGTTGGTGATGACGGGGTGGGCATTGCCCAAGGGTGGGTGGGCTAGGAACATTTTTATGTCAAATATAGTACTTCAAAAATCTGTTAGTGATAATCTAATAATATTTATTTGGTAATATAGATACATGTATTTTTATATAGACTTACACAAAACTTGAATGTCATTGCCTTTTAAATACGAAGTATACAAACTATGATGATTTAATCTTACAAGTGCTGGTGTCAGTAGCAATTTTCATTATGGATGGTCAACCTAATGGTGAGCAAGATGCAAGGTTGGGTGGCTAAGGCCATATTTGGTGGTTAAGGCCATGTTCGAAACATCTAGAGCCAATAGTTAGCTACTAAAAATTAGTTGTTGGATTCTAAACACCTTCAGTTAATAACGTAGCTAATTGTTAGCTACCTTTTAACTAACAATTAGTTCATTAGCTGACTCAACCCAGCTAATAATTTATTAGTTGACTAACTATTAACTTTAGGGATTTCCAAATAGAACCTAACTAACAAGGTGGCCACTAGCAATGTAATCCTACAGATATCACCTTGTACTAGCGGCTATATGTATATCCTGCCCTACGAAGACTTTCTATTTGGCTGTCAAGTGTCAAATGTACTCTCCACGAGTCATTAAGCAAACAAGACTCGGATCGGATCCACATCTGACATCTCTGACAAACTCAACATGCATGTGAGAGACGAGAGAGGAATGACAGCCAAAGTGTACTATGCAATTTAATAAATGCCGTTTGACATGTATAGGCCCTTTGTTAAGTAAAGTAAACCAAGCTACCTCAGGTCTACTGGTTAACTGAGATTTCTTTCTGGTGATGAATGGGGTGATCATCTCGGTGACCACTAGCGGTGTGGACACGGCGGGTTGGGCCAGGCCACCGGTGTCAGTGAACCGAGAGCCCCTCAGATCTGAGCACCACTGACCGGCGACCCATCACCGCGGCGGTTGACCCCCAACCCCCCGTCTCCCACTCTCCCGCCTCCCTATAACTAGTCTCCTTTCCACTCCCCGCCTCGCGAGACCACACGCGACGGCTGCCTCCACCACGCCGATGGCGACCGCTCACTCACCCAGCTGAACAACTCCGCCGAGCACGCGCAAGCAGCAGGAGCGATAGAGATAGAGGAAGGCGACGAGGAGCTCGGTCCGAGCTACTAGCTGCGGCTGCGGCGACCATGGAGTTGGACCGGCTGCTGCTCGACCAGCTGGCTGGCGAGGCCCTGCGGGAGCTGCTGCACGCCGTCCAGGGCACCCTGTTCTGCCGCTCCACTGCCGAGCGCCTGCGCCGGAGCGTCGAGCCGCTGTTGCCGCTCGTGCAGGGCCTCGGCCCGCACGCCCAGCGCTCCGCGGGGGACCTCGGCGAGCTCGCGGCGCGGGTCAGGGAGGCGCTCGACCTGGCCCGCCGCGCCGCCACGTCCCCGCGCTGGAACGTCTACCGCTCCGCGCAGCTGTCGCGCCGGATGGAGGCGGCCGACCGCGGCATCGCGCGCTGGCTGGAGCGCCACGCCCCCGCGCACGTCATCGGCAACGTGCGCGGTCTCCGCGACGAGTCCCACGCGCGCATCGCCCGCCTCGAGCGCCGCGTTGACGAGATCGCCGCCAGCGCCGCGCAGCCGCCGCCCCCAGCCCTCTCCGTCCCCGTCGCGCCGCACAAGGGCGTGACCATGCCGATGGAGGTGCCAACTCACAAGGGCATGGCTATGCCGATGCCGATGCCGGTTCCTGTGCAGGCGGTGCCCGCCAAAGCCGGGGTGGTGGCCATGGACATGGACCTCACCGAGGGACACGAAAACGAGGGGATGGTTGGCGCCGGCGTTAAGGTGGCCAAGGAAAAGGTGAAGGAGATGGTtatgagcggcggcggcggcggctgggaggtGGTCGGTATCTCCGGCATGGGCGGCAGCGGCAAGACCACGCTCGCCATGGAGATCTTCAGGGATCATAAGGTCCGAGGTAAGGAGAACAAGAACCAGATCATAACCATCTTTTCCTTCAGTCCTTTTCCAAATCGTGCAAAAATTGTAGCTTTCCATGAATTATTGGGTGGAAAATTCTCCAGATTGGGGGCGTGGCCGTGGCATCTTGGATGGTTGGTTTACGTGCGTGTCGTGCAATTAGGTGAAGCGAGGTTGATGCTTTCGCTTTTCCCCAAACCTCATGCTTGGTCAAATTTGGCGCTTTGACCAGCTAGTGGCAACTGTACTATTGTGATGGGGTTAGATTACTTCTGAATTCTCACAACTATAAGTGTACCACAACATCTACTCTGAAATTCTGCTTGGACTTGAGTAACTTTATCGTGTTCATGGTTGCCTAGTGGCTGCTTAATCTTAAATCAAGATAGATACCTGTTTAATGAACGGCACATGAGACTAACTAAATCTATTTCACAAAGAATGAACCCAATTCAGATCCAACTATCCAAGTAACCTGCTTCTTCGGGGGGGAAAAAGAAGATCTGGAGCTATGCCAATTTATTGTCTTCTGCTAGTGCAAGGAATTGGGATCGGTGACGTTGGTTTAGCAGTAGTTAAGATAGCTAAATTCAGCAGCTTGTGTTCATAGCTCCGTCGTCTCTGCTTGCCACAAAAAATAAAAGATCATAGTAAACTTAAATTCAATTACCACAACAGCATCTACTGGTCGATTCGAAGTGACTTGCTATCCCAAATCTTAGTTCAGTCTAGCTTCATGATTGTCTTTGTGATCTGATCCCTTTTTGCAAGCTTTTTCCCTCCTTCATGATTGTCTTTGTGATTCTGATTGTGACGTAGTTTCTTTCTTTCTACAGCCTacttcaatgataggatcttCTTTGAGACGATCTCACAATCCGCAAACTTGGAGGCCATCAAGATGAAGCTGTGGGAGCAGATCAGCGGCAACATGGTGCTCGGTGCATACAACCAGATCCCAGAATGGCAGCTCAAGTTAGGACCAAGAGACCGAGGGCCTGTCCTTGTGATCCTTGACGACGTTTGGTCTCTCCCACAGCTCGAGGAGCTCACCTTCAGGTTCCCTGGGTGCAAGACTCTAGTTGTATCGAGGTTCAAGTTCCCCACACTGGTAAAACAGACATACGAAATGCAGTTgctagacgaggcggcggccttgTCCGTCTTCTGCCGTGCCGCTTTCGATCAGGAGTGTGTTCCGCGGACTGCTGACAAGAGATTGGTCAGGCAGGTCTCTGCAGAGTGCAGGGGCCTTCCACTGGCTCTGAAGGTTATTGGTGCGTCATTGCGCGACCAGCCTCCTAAGATCTGGCTCAGCGCCAAGAACCGGCTGTCTCGAGGAGAGGCTATTTCCGACTCCCATGAGACCAAGCTTCTAGAGAGGATGGCGGCAAGTGTCGAGTGCTTGTCGGAGAAGGTCAGAGACTGCTTCCTTGATCTGGGATGCTTCCCGGAGGACAAGAAGATCCCCCTTGATGTCTTGATCAACATCTGGATGGAGGTTCATGATCTTGATGAACCAGATGCTTTCGCCATCTTGGTTGAGCTTTCGAACAAGAACCTTCTTACCCTCGTTAACGATGCACAGTATGTATCATCGATCATTTGTGTGCTTCAAAATGTTCTATGTCCCAAATAACATGGTTTCTAAACTCCTTTTTTGCTGCTCTGCCTTCAGGAACAAGGCTGGAGATTTGTACAGCAGCTACCATGACTACTCGGTGACACAGCATGATGTGCTGAGAGATCTTGCTCTTCACATGAGTGGGCGTGACCCTCTGAACAAGCGTAGGCGGTTGGTGATGCCGAGAAGAGAAGAGACACTTCCAAAGGACTGGCAGAGGAATAAGGATACCCCGTTTGAAGCTCAGATAGTTTCCATTCATACAGGTACAGTACAGCTACCATTAGTCATTTACTGAACATGATTTTGTAGCTTTCTTCCTTGGGGCAGAATGATCTGACCAACTATTCCGAAAACTCCAGGTGAAATGAAGGGATCTGACTGGTTCCAGATGAACTTCCCCAAGGCAGAAGTGCTCATCCTCAACTTCGCCTCAAGCCTGTACTACCTCCCGCCGTTCATCGCGTCGATGCAGAACCTGAAAGCCCTGGTGCTGATCAACTACGGCACCAGCAGCGCGGCCCTTGACAACCTATCCGCCTTCACCACGCTGAACGGCCTGAGGAGTCTCTGGCTGGAGAAGATCAGGCTCCCGCCGCTGCCGAAGACCACCATCCCGCTGAAGAACCTGCACAAGATCTCGCTCGTCCTCTGCGAGCTGAACAGCAGCCTGAGAGGGTCGACGATGGACCTGTCCATGACATTCCCGCGCCTCTCCAACCTCACGATCGACCACTGCATAGACCTAAAGGAGCTGCCAGCAAGCATCTGCGAGATCGGCTCCCTGGAGACCGTCTCCATCTCCAACTGCCACGACCTCACCGAGCTGCCATACGAGCTGGGCAAGCTGCACTGCCTCAGCATCCTCCGGGTGTACGCCTGCCCGGCGCTGTGGCGGCTCCCGGCGTCGGTGTGCAGCCTGAAGAGGCTCAAGTACCTCGACATATCCCAGTGCATCAACCTGACGGACCTCCCGGAGGAGCTCGGACACCTGACGAGCCTCGAGAAGATCGACATGCGGGAGTGCTCGCGCCTGAGGAGCCTCCCGAGGTCGTCGTCCTCCCTCAAGTCCCTCGGCCACGTCGTGTGCGACGAGGAGACGGCGCTGCTGTGGCGGGAGGCCGAGCAGGTCATCCCTGACCTCCGGGTGCAGGTGGCCGAAGAGTGCTACAACCTGGACTGGCTAGCGGACTGATGTCAGATTCTGGATGCTACCGCTTCCAAACTGACCATGTACATATATGATGATAACGATGATGTTTAGATGTTGCTTCCCCTGTGTAGTGCAGGGAAGAGAATCATCAATCCACTGGCCGATTTTGACATGTTCAGTCAGTGTTCATCACGCATCCACTCCAAGGTTATTAAAACGGTAAAACGTTGAAACGCTTATGGATCAATTTTTGACTTTTAAACGTTtttgtttaaacgtagttttaaacaacacAGGAAAAATACCAATACATTATAATTTCAGACAATAATATGAAGTTAAATACAAAATAGAGAGGTTAGTGGCttaccaaaacttcacccatgagctGAATTGAACCTCAAGAGTAACTAATAGACTGGGCCCAAAAGTAGCTAATGGTCTAAAATGCATAAAACACTGCGTTTTACAGTTTAGAACGCCAAAACGATAAAACGTGGTTTCAACCTCTAATTAAAGTTTTGACGTTTAAACATAATTTAAAcatcgtttaaacgtagttttaataacactgGTCCACTCTGGACTCTTCGGTGGCAAAAGCTTCAGCAGTTCAGCTCCTCGTTCCAGAATACAAATGCGCAACTATATAAAATACcccgaacggaggttcaaacatcaagcgtttagcccgggtcacatcaagcgtttgactttcaagtaggagtatgaaatatagacccaaccaactgtactagattcgtctcactttttaatcttcggctgagaaattagttttataatccgactacatttagggtgtgtttggcatggctctgctccaccccagagcagctctactctaaaactctgggtggagcagctctgctccagagtttagattgtttctcataaccagtggcaatggcgggtaaataactcaaaactccatgactagattgcttttttggagttttcagagcagcaaaagaggtactccaaaaaaTTGTACTACAGCTCTAAAAACTCCATAGAGTTTACAACTCTGGAGTTAGGGTGTTTGGCATGCTCTGGTCAGCTCCCCCTTGGAGTTTTGCTCTGGAGCCatgccaaacaggcccttaataccccgaacggaggttcaaacattcgatgtgataggggctaaattttagcaggggcaaaccaaacaccctctaaaTGGGATAGGAATATAATGCGACGAATAGCATTGCTAGTTTCCAGATTCAGACAAGAGACCTAGCAGTAGGGATCAACGATCACCATGCCACTACTTGAACATAGATCTCTACTACTATAACAAAGTTTCTCCCTTCATGTGTTGTCCTCCTCCACGCACGTC
This genomic window contains:
- the LOC100272591 gene encoding Probable disease resistance protein At4g33300-like; translated protein: MELDRLLLDQLAGEALRELLHAVQGTLFCRSTAERLRRSVEPLLPLVQGLGPHAQRSAGDLGELAARVREALDLARRAATSPRWNVYRSAQLSRRMEAADRGIARWLERHAPAHVIGNVRGLRDESHARIARLERRVDEIAASAAQPPPPALSVPVAPHKGVTMPMEVPTHKGMAMPMPMPVPVQAVPAKAGVVAMDMDLTEGHENEGMVGAGVKVAKEKVKEMVMSGGGGGWEVVGISGMGGSGKTTLAMEIFRDHKVRAYFNDRIFFETISQSANLEAIKMKLWEQISGNMVLGAYNQIPEWQLKLGPRDRGPVLVILDDVWSLPQLEELTFRFPGCKTLVVSRFKFPTLVKQTYEMQLLDEAAALSVFCRAAFDQECVPRTADKRLVRQVSAECRGLPLALKVIGASLRDQPPKIWLSAKNRLSRGEAISDSHETKLLERMAASVECLSEKVRDCFLDLGCFPEDKKIPLDVLINIWMEVHDLDEPDAFAILVELSNKNLLTLVNDAQNKAGDLYSSYHDYSVTQHDVLRDLALHMSGRDPLNKRRRLVMPRREETLPKDWQRNKDTPFEAQIVSIHTGEMKGSDWFQMNFPKAEVLILNFASSLYYLPPFIASMQNLKALVLINYGTSSAALDNLSAFTTLNGLRSLWLEKIRLPPLPKTTIPLKNLHKISLVLCELNSSLRGSTMDLSMTFPRLSNLTIDHCIDLKELPASICEIGSLETVSISNCHDLTELPYELGKLHCLSILRVYACPALWRLPASVCSLKRLKYLDISQCINLTDLPEELGHLTSLEKIDMRECSRLRSLPRSSSSLKSLGHVVCDEETALLWREAEQVIPDLRVQVAEECYNLDWLAD